A stretch of the Flavobacterium sp. 5 genome encodes the following:
- a CDS encoding DUF1801 domain-containing protein — MVQQLQNYYLNKEEPNKSCLLALRNIILNQDAHITETVKYGMPCFCYKKKMFCYLWTNKKTDEPYILMVEGKYLDDPELEEGSRSRMKIFKVNPNKDLPIKKIESILQKALDLYRTGIIKLKD; from the coding sequence ATGGTACAGCAGCTTCAAAACTATTATCTGAATAAAGAAGAGCCAAACAAAAGTTGTTTGCTTGCATTACGGAACATTATCCTTAATCAGGACGCACACATAACTGAAACAGTGAAATATGGAATGCCCTGCTTCTGCTATAAGAAAAAAATGTTTTGTTATTTGTGGACAAATAAAAAGACAGACGAACCATATATTCTTATGGTAGAAGGTAAATACCTTGACGATCCAGAATTAGAAGAAGGCAGCCGTTCCCGGATGAAGATTTTTAAAGTTAACCCAAACAAAGATTTACCAATAAAAAAAATTGAGAGCATTTTACAAAAAGCGTTGGACTTATACAGGACAGGTATAATTAAACTAAAAGATTGA
- a CDS encoding alpha/beta hydrolase encodes MKKIIAFAIMFLFTGQTFAQNKTSKSKKMESKEHYTFQLSDKVTRQKVSFKNRYGITLSGDLYLPKNAGNQKLAALAISGPFGAVKEQSSGLYASQMAERGFAVVAFDPSYTGESGGEPRNLASPEINTEDFSAAVDFLGIHKNIDRNKIGIIGICGFGGFALNATAVDKRIKAVATATMYDMTRVMSKGYNDSVTLEQRTKTLEQLSEQRWKDAEAGTFSYGAKLNAVLKGNEPQFLKEYYDYYSTPRGYHERAVNSKGSWTATTPISFMNMPILSYIKEISPRPILIIAGEKAHSRYFSEDAFAMASEPKELVIVPNAVHVDLYDQIDKIPFGKLETFFKENLK; translated from the coding sequence ATGAAAAAAATAATAGCATTCGCAATAATGTTCCTGTTTACAGGACAAACATTTGCACAGAATAAAACTTCAAAATCAAAAAAAATGGAATCAAAAGAACATTATACTTTTCAATTAAGCGATAAAGTAACCCGTCAAAAAGTAAGCTTCAAAAATCGCTACGGCATCACACTTTCAGGAGATTTATATCTTCCAAAAAATGCAGGAAATCAAAAATTAGCTGCTTTGGCCATTAGCGGGCCTTTCGGAGCTGTAAAAGAACAATCATCTGGTTTGTATGCCAGTCAAATGGCAGAACGTGGTTTCGCAGTGGTAGCATTCGATCCATCGTACACTGGCGAAAGTGGCGGTGAACCGAGAAATCTGGCATCACCGGAAATCAATACCGAAGATTTTAGTGCAGCGGTGGATTTTCTTGGCATTCATAAAAATATTGACCGAAACAAAATTGGTATCATCGGAATTTGTGGTTTTGGAGGTTTTGCCTTAAATGCTACTGCTGTTGATAAAAGGATAAAAGCCGTTGCCACTGCTACGATGTATGATATGACAAGAGTAATGTCGAAAGGATATAATGATTCGGTTACTTTAGAACAACGCACCAAAACTTTAGAGCAATTAAGCGAACAGCGCTGGAAAGATGCCGAAGCAGGTACCTTTTCTTACGGAGCAAAACTAAATGCAGTCCTGAAAGGAAATGAACCTCAATTTCTAAAAGAATATTACGACTATTACAGCACACCTAGAGGTTATCACGAACGTGCTGTAAATTCTAAAGGTTCGTGGACGGCTACAACTCCAATATCTTTTATGAATATGCCTATTTTAAGCTACATTAAAGAAATTTCGCCAAGACCGATTTTAATTATTGCAGGCGAAAAAGCACACTCAAGATATTTTAGCGAAGATGCTTTTGCAATGGCTTCTGAACCAAAGGAATTGGTCATCGTTCCAAATGCTGTTCATGTAGATTTGTACGACCAGATTGATAAAATTCCGTTTGGTAAATTAGAAACTTTTTTTAAGGAAAATTTAAAATGA
- a CDS encoding TonB-dependent receptor: protein MPFTQIIIDIEQQHHVSFNYTENTIAGLEVIPPKKSLSLDQKLHYLEYKTNLSFENIGNQFINIYKKEKESKTICGYVFSTSDKKPIENANITLSNKTQIATDSNGYFEFTKEDSTVFLISHVGFITKRIVADNSDSKNCLEVVLEPEVTELEEIKAYAILASGITKNKDGSFEIKPKKFGILPGLIEPDALQTMQQIPGVNSLDESVASINVRGGTHDQNLFLWNGIRMFQTGHFFGLISVFNPNLAHTITIYKNGSSAFFGESVSSVVAISSTPKKAEKNSFSAGINMINADIYGKYNLSKKSYIEISARKSITDFVETPTYKEYFNKVYQNTAINDFSLNQYQNIDYRSDKKFGFYDATLKFVQKIGLKDQIILDLITIKDNLQVFQSATTNSAYKEENNKLRQQNYGGNLSWKRDWNKFNTTKINIYNSSYELIANQNITTENQVAVQENKVNNNGLNLENNHIINSKFSFNDGYQFDEIGVTNFEQVNTPEFYRKVKDVLRTHALILEAKYDDTISRIYFKAGTRINYIEKFKKYIVEPRIQFIYGISKSLNLEVLGELKSQNTQQIIDLQKDYFGIEKRRWIISDNLSIPIERSKQLSLNLFYTKNDWLVDIENFYKKVSGITTASQGFQNQLEFVRTTGDYEVFGTEILIQKKINHFLTWLSYTYNNNNYHFSNYQDPNFPNNYELTHTVSWAGIYEKNNFKIALGTKWSSGRPKTTPFNSVIDPSNPVLVYNKPNNTNLHIFSQINLSSTYKWETANAVQFKLGISILNILNRRNEISDFYRINSFTNSIEEVETFALQRTPNVSFRVSL from the coding sequence ATGCCTTTTACGCAAATCATAATTGATATTGAACAACAGCATCATGTTAGTTTTAATTACACCGAGAATACTATTGCCGGACTGGAAGTGATTCCTCCGAAAAAATCACTTTCATTAGATCAGAAACTGCACTATCTGGAGTATAAAACCAATTTATCTTTTGAAAATATAGGAAACCAATTCATTAATATTTATAAAAAAGAAAAAGAGTCCAAAACAATATGTGGTTATGTTTTTTCGACTTCAGATAAAAAACCTATCGAAAACGCAAATATTACTTTAAGTAATAAAACACAGATTGCAACTGATTCAAATGGTTATTTTGAATTTACAAAAGAGGATTCAACTGTATTTTTAATTAGTCATGTAGGATTCATAACAAAAAGAATTGTGGCCGATAATTCCGATTCTAAAAATTGCCTAGAAGTAGTATTAGAACCTGAAGTTACAGAACTTGAAGAAATTAAAGCCTATGCTATTTTGGCTTCGGGAATTACAAAAAATAAAGACGGATCCTTTGAAATTAAACCTAAGAAATTTGGTATTCTGCCAGGACTTATAGAACCAGATGCTTTACAAACAATGCAGCAAATACCGGGCGTAAATAGTCTTGATGAAAGTGTAGCGAGTATTAATGTTCGCGGTGGTACACACGATCAGAATTTGTTTTTGTGGAATGGAATACGAATGTTTCAAACGGGACATTTTTTCGGTTTAATATCGGTCTTTAACCCCAATTTGGCGCACACAATTACTATTTATAAAAACGGAAGTTCTGCCTTTTTTGGAGAAAGTGTATCTAGTGTTGTAGCTATTTCTTCCACTCCCAAAAAAGCAGAAAAAAACTCTTTTAGTGCCGGAATAAATATGATTAATGCGGATATTTATGGGAAGTACAATCTTTCAAAAAAGAGTTATATCGAAATTTCAGCGCGCAAATCTATTACTGATTTTGTAGAAACACCTACTTATAAAGAGTATTTCAATAAAGTATATCAAAATACTGCAATCAATGATTTTTCGCTAAATCAATATCAAAATATAGATTATCGAAGTGATAAAAAATTTGGTTTCTATGATGCTACACTAAAATTTGTTCAAAAGATAGGGCTTAAAGATCAGATAATATTAGATTTAATAACTATAAAAGACAATCTGCAGGTTTTTCAAAGTGCAACAACAAACAGCGCATACAAGGAAGAAAATAATAAGTTGCGTCAACAAAATTATGGTGGAAATCTGTCGTGGAAGAGAGATTGGAACAAGTTTAATACGACTAAGATTAATATTTACAATTCGTCTTATGAACTTATAGCCAATCAAAATATTACTACCGAAAATCAAGTCGCTGTTCAGGAAAATAAGGTAAATAATAATGGACTTAATTTAGAGAACAATCATATTATTAATTCTAAATTTAGTTTTAATGATGGCTATCAATTTGATGAAATAGGTGTTACAAATTTCGAGCAGGTAAATACGCCTGAATTCTATCGCAAAGTTAAAGATGTGCTGAGAACCCATGCCTTAATTTTAGAAGCAAAATACGATGATACGATTTCAAGAATATATTTTAAAGCTGGAACACGAATTAATTATATCGAAAAGTTTAAGAAGTATATTGTAGAGCCCCGAATACAATTTATCTACGGGATTAGTAAAAGTCTAAATTTAGAAGTATTAGGCGAGCTAAAAAGTCAAAATACCCAACAAATCATTGATTTGCAAAAAGATTATTTTGGCATTGAAAAAAGACGTTGGATTATCTCAGATAATCTATCAATACCTATTGAAAGAAGTAAACAGCTATCATTAAATTTATTCTACACAAAGAATGACTGGTTGGTTGATATAGAAAATTTCTATAAAAAAGTTTCAGGAATTACAACTGCAAGTCAGGGTTTTCAAAACCAGTTAGAGTTTGTTCGAACAACCGGCGATTATGAAGTTTTCGGAACAGAAATTCTAATTCAGAAAAAAATAAATCATTTTCTGACCTGGTTAAGTTATACTTATAATAACAATAATTATCATTTTTCGAATTATCAGGATCCAAATTTTCCAAATAACTATGAGTTAACACATACAGTATCATGGGCAGGAATTTATGAGAAAAATAATTTTAAAATTGCTCTGGGAACAAAATGGTCTTCCGGCAGGCCGAAAACAACTCCGTTCAACTCCGTAATTGACCCTTCCAATCCTGTGTTGGTTTACAATAAACCGAACAATACCAATCTACATATTTTTTCACAAATCAATCTTTCTTCGACTTACAAGTGGGAAACTGCCAATGCAGTTCAATTTAAATTAGGGATATCTATCTTAAATATTTTAAATAGAAGAAATGAAATCAGCGATTTTTATAGAATAAATTCTTTCACAAATTCTATAGAAGAAGTTGAAACATTTGCACTGCAAAGAACTCCAAATGTAAGTTTTAGAGTTTCGTTATAG
- a CDS encoding FecR family protein, producing MKKNRLLAKWLNNDLSEDELVEFQASPDFEKYQKIKNYTAHLEVDDLDENAMLSNIFKQEKSTIEIPKMIPLYKNWMFRAAAIFVLALGITVALKNFVPQSQTANFGEKTTFSLPDNSEVVLNSGSEINYKKWNWDNNRRLDLKGEAYFKVAKGRRFEVQTSLGKVSVLGTQFNVKARKNRFDVVCYEGRVKVNYANTQVLLTHGQGVSFENGKQAKLIINVSKPEWIDNQICFNKENIRTILDEVERQYNIKIELNAKDTVSLFTGKLPAKDLNVALQIISTTYHLEVKKASKNKIILDEK from the coding sequence ATGAAAAAAAATCGATTATTAGCAAAATGGCTCAACAATGATTTGTCGGAGGATGAATTAGTTGAATTCCAAGCAAGTCCCGATTTCGAAAAATACCAAAAAATAAAAAATTATACAGCGCATTTGGAGGTAGATGATTTGGATGAAAACGCCATGTTGTCTAACATTTTTAAGCAAGAGAAATCGACAATCGAGATTCCAAAAATGATTCCTTTATACAAAAATTGGATGTTTCGAGCAGCAGCTATTTTTGTTCTAGCTCTTGGAATAACGGTTGCCTTGAAAAATTTTGTGCCTCAATCGCAAACCGCAAATTTTGGAGAAAAAACAACTTTTTCATTACCTGATAATTCTGAGGTGGTGCTAAATTCTGGTTCTGAAATAAATTATAAAAAATGGAACTGGGACAACAACAGACGTCTTGACCTAAAAGGAGAAGCTTATTTCAAGGTAGCCAAAGGCAGACGCTTTGAAGTGCAGACGAGCCTTGGTAAAGTATCAGTTTTAGGAACTCAATTTAATGTGAAAGCCAGAAAAAACAGGTTTGATGTAGTGTGTTATGAAGGACGTGTAAAGGTAAATTATGCAAACACTCAGGTTCTGTTAACTCACGGACAAGGCGTTAGTTTTGAAAATGGAAAACAGGCAAAATTGATAATAAATGTATCGAAACCAGAATGGATCGACAATCAGATATGTTTTAATAAAGAAAATATCAGAACAATATTAGATGAAGTTGAAAGACAATACAATATTAAAATCGAATTGAATGCGAAAGATACAGTCTCTTTATTTACAGGAAAATTACCTGCTAAAGACCTGAATGTAGCCTTGCAAATTATTAGTACAACCTATCATTTAGAAGTGAAAAAAGCTTCAAAGAACAAAATAATTCTTGACGAAAAATAA
- a CDS encoding AraC family transcriptional regulator: MSSRYLTDLLKQETGKTALEIIHLYLISEAKNLLKEGKMNISEISISLGFENAAYFSRLFKKEVGMPPNIFREQQLN, encoded by the coding sequence ATTTCTTCTCGTTATTTGACTGATCTGCTGAAACAAGAAACTGGAAAAACGGCTCTGGAAATTATTCATCTTTATTTAATTTCGGAAGCTAAGAATTTACTCAAAGAAGGAAAGATGAACATTAGCGAAATTTCAATTTCGCTGGGTTTTGAAAATGCGGCTTATTTTTCTCGTTTGTTTAAAAAAGAGGTTGGAATGCCCCCAAATATTTTTAGGGAACAACAATTAAATTAA
- a CDS encoding DUF6055 domain-containing protein has product MKTFLLQIMLFLSSYFAIAQKTLFTPTEWSDPNNEFYNKTSSSRRYESTNFVLYWGDKVGTNPAAYSDPALRFTPKSVADTLEYCFKRYITDLHFVSNASTKNLGKYKIIIMMMNTWNSTDPRLEAFAQASSFSNTIGAMFVHPEATRDGGALSHEFAHTLQMMMQIQENPGNGNAFSGYDWASPFYEGHANFMRSQAYAQWAEIDGTLTRWIQTRHFMWSSNRHHYTNFHLMYYVQEKDGFDFTRRMWAESTNQEHPLETIKRLKGFTQDQLNDYLWGYAQRQPAFDYPIQWNSQINTTSNFGKKIREVHQAIQNYMPRYTSRQYTLLTKVTGTTDQFYTNSDWAPQDYGMNVIPLYPTCTGTEKKVTIKFKGHSEVNPTQAGWRYGFVTTKADGTISRYSPMYKTDGEASFTLKTATEANIFLVVFSAPKVHVNYNMDEGYPKQRRYPYEVKIANAKPEGFQPAADFRKFLKTNGHLHSNGGGWVSNTASVASSVYVGPYAIVLNGTLSGNARVDGFAMVDGGIINGNAIVRDNGCVYNANLSSSAIVEGNAWMEGGSVANTAKIRGNAMLFAGNFGGSVVVGGDAEIGSCSTAGTYLQFPYWRNGRVECDGKGASDTSNIDINATFTNFSASTMAFSTTPTCTVTGLTAKKEAKESVLESDYSLSISPNPTAGNITISFMQTQQENAIISLFDVNGRKLKDITNQTYDIGRATVEYNCSNLTPGIYFFNIQIGNTIETKSFIKK; this is encoded by the coding sequence ATGAAAACATTTTTATTACAAATTATGCTTTTTCTCAGCAGTTATTTCGCAATCGCACAGAAAACCCTCTTTACACCTACAGAATGGAGTGATCCTAATAATGAATTTTACAATAAAACCTCTAGTAGTAGAAGATACGAGTCTACTAATTTTGTTTTGTATTGGGGAGATAAGGTAGGTACTAATCCAGCTGCCTATTCAGACCCAGCGTTACGTTTTACTCCTAAATCGGTTGCAGACACATTAGAGTATTGTTTTAAACGCTACATAACAGATTTACATTTTGTAAGTAATGCCAGTACCAAAAATTTAGGAAAGTACAAAATCATTATCATGATGATGAATACCTGGAATTCTACAGATCCTCGTTTGGAGGCTTTCGCGCAGGCGAGTTCTTTTAGTAATACTATTGGAGCTATGTTTGTACATCCAGAAGCGACCAGAGATGGGGGTGCCTTATCTCATGAGTTTGCTCATACGCTACAAATGATGATGCAAATTCAGGAGAATCCAGGTAACGGAAACGCTTTTTCGGGTTACGATTGGGCAAGTCCATTTTATGAAGGTCATGCCAATTTCATGCGCTCACAAGCCTATGCTCAATGGGCAGAAATAGATGGAACTCTAACCCGATGGATACAAACCAGGCATTTCATGTGGTCCTCGAATCGACATCATTACACCAATTTTCATTTGATGTATTATGTGCAAGAGAAAGATGGATTTGATTTTACCAGAAGAATGTGGGCAGAATCTACAAACCAAGAACACCCGCTTGAAACTATCAAAAGATTAAAAGGTTTTACTCAGGACCAACTTAACGATTATCTATGGGGTTATGCACAACGTCAGCCTGCATTTGATTACCCTATTCAGTGGAACTCTCAAATTAATACAACTAGTAATTTTGGTAAAAAAATTAGAGAAGTCCATCAGGCAATTCAGAATTATATGCCTCGCTATACCAGCAGGCAATATACCCTTTTGACTAAAGTTACAGGAACAACCGATCAATTTTACACAAATAGCGATTGGGCTCCACAGGACTATGGAATGAATGTTATTCCTTTGTATCCAACATGTACAGGTACTGAAAAGAAAGTTACCATTAAATTTAAAGGCCACTCCGAAGTAAACCCAACACAAGCTGGATGGCGATATGGTTTTGTTACGACTAAAGCTGATGGTACCATATCACGTTATAGCCCCATGTACAAAACGGATGGAGAAGCCTCATTTACTCTAAAAACAGCAACTGAAGCCAACATTTTTCTAGTTGTATTTTCGGCTCCAAAAGTGCATGTAAATTATAATATGGATGAAGGATATCCGAAACAAAGAAGATATCCTTATGAGGTGAAAATTGCAAATGCAAAGCCAGAAGGATTTCAACCAGCAGCTGATTTTAGAAAATTCCTTAAAACAAACGGACACTTACATAGTAATGGTGGCGGATGGGTATCTAATACTGCCAGTGTAGCATCATCAGTATATGTTGGACCTTATGCAATTGTGTTAAATGGTACCCTTTCTGGCAATGCTCGTGTAGATGGATTTGCAATGGTTGATGGCGGAATTATCAACGGAAATGCCATAGTAAGAGATAATGGTTGTGTCTATAATGCAAACTTATCAAGTAGTGCCATTGTAGAAGGAAATGCGTGGATGGAAGGTGGTTCTGTGGCTAACACCGCTAAAATCAGAGGAAATGCCATGTTATTTGCTGGAAATTTTGGTGGCTCAGTTGTTGTAGGTGGTGATGCCGAAATAGGAAGCTGTTCTACTGCGGGAACCTACCTTCAATTCCCCTATTGGAGAAATGGCAGAGTTGAATGTGATGGAAAAGGTGCCAGCGATACTTCGAATATCGATATAAATGCCACGTTTACCAATTTTTCTGCTTCAACAATGGCATTTAGTACAACACCAACTTGTACCGTAACAGGTCTTACTGCTAAAAAAGAAGCTAAGGAGTCTGTTTTAGAATCTGATTATAGTCTAAGCATTTCTCCAAACCCAACAGCTGGAAATATAACAATTTCTTTTATGCAGACGCAACAAGAAAATGCTATTATATCATTATTTGATGTGAATGGCCGTAAACTAAAAGACATTACAAATCAAACCTATGACATTGGGAGAGCTACCGTTGAATATAATTGCAGTAATTTGACACCTGGTATTTACTTTTTTAATATTCAGATAGGTAATACTATTGAAACTAAATCTTTTATTAAAAAATAA
- a CDS encoding AraC family transcriptional regulator → MEAQQEDKLKTIGYSGIFLSCFSDYSEKCIHATPEHVLVYLYSGEQIIEDRNKKIKLQAGDCAFIRRDHRLKMYKNSKGEDLYKGISLTFKRSVLRDFYSKMDKSEIQKEVKVSDKTVFKLERNPAIESLFQSLTPYFDSNVKPTEGVTNLKLLEGIYAILNSNEALYPILFDFAEPWKIDLLEFLNSNYMEELSMEQIASFTGRSLATFKRDFKKISSLTPQKWLIKKRLEMAYIKLKEENRKVQDVYLEVGFKNPSHFSTAFKKQYGIPPTEV, encoded by the coding sequence ATGGAAGCACAACAAGAAGACAAATTAAAAACCATAGGCTATTCGGGAATATTTCTTTCGTGCTTCTCTGATTATAGCGAAAAGTGTATTCATGCAACGCCTGAACACGTTTTGGTTTACTTGTATTCGGGTGAACAAATTATTGAAGACAGAAACAAAAAAATAAAACTGCAGGCAGGTGATTGTGCCTTTATCCGAAGAGACCATCGATTGAAAATGTACAAAAATAGCAAAGGAGAAGATTTATATAAAGGTATTTCTCTAACATTCAAACGGAGTGTTTTGCGTGATTTTTACAGTAAAATGGACAAATCGGAAATCCAGAAAGAGGTAAAAGTTTCGGATAAAACCGTTTTTAAACTCGAACGAAATCCTGCAATAGAAAGTTTATTTCAATCGCTTACCCCTTATTTCGACAGCAATGTAAAACCAACTGAAGGTGTTACAAATTTGAAATTACTGGAAGGAATTTATGCTATTTTGAATAGTAATGAAGCGCTCTACCCTATACTTTTCGACTTTGCCGAACCTTGGAAAATTGATCTGTTAGAGTTTCTCAATAGTAATTATATGGAAGAACTTTCAATGGAGCAGATTGCCTCGTTTACAGGTAGAAGCTTAGCCACATTTAAACGGGATTTCAAAAAAATAAGCAGCCTTACACCCCAAAAATGGCTGATAAAAAAACGCTTAGAAATGGCTTACATCAAGCTAAAAGAAGAAAACAGAAAAGTACAAGATGTGTATTTGGAAGTTGGTTTTAAAAATCCTTCCCATTTCTCGACCGCATTTAAAAAACAATACGGCATTCCACCGACAGAAGTATAA
- a CDS encoding YceI family protein, which produces MRKSVINFFVLLVIAVVNTNGFAQKMITKTGSIKFQASVPSYEEVAAENKSVSAVLERSTGDFAALVLIKGFRFKVALMEEHFNENYMESEKFSKATLKGKIEDFDISKVTNASKNFTLKGDFTIHGKTKSLTVIAKVSKAANGVNVIGVFEVKPEDFDIEIPSLVRNKIADKIKINYNFLLVE; this is translated from the coding sequence ATGAGAAAATCAGTTATTAATTTTTTTGTATTACTGGTGATTGCTGTTGTGAATACAAATGGATTTGCGCAAAAAATGATAACAAAAACAGGCAGTATAAAATTCCAGGCATCAGTTCCTTCGTATGAAGAAGTTGCTGCGGAAAATAAAAGTGTGTCTGCAGTTTTAGAACGATCAACAGGAGATTTTGCAGCTTTGGTTCTTATAAAAGGTTTTCGGTTTAAGGTTGCCTTAATGGAGGAGCATTTTAACGAAAATTACATGGAATCTGAAAAGTTTTCAAAAGCAACTTTAAAAGGTAAAATAGAAGATTTTGATATTTCTAAAGTAACAAATGCATCAAAAAATTTCACTTTAAAAGGAGATTTTACCATTCATGGAAAAACAAAATCTTTAACTGTAATTGCAAAAGTTTCAAAAGCTGCCAACGGAGTTAATGTTATTGGGGTATTTGAAGTAAAACCAGAAGATTTTGATATAGAAATACCAAGCCTAGTCAGAAATAAAATTGCTGACAAAATAAAAATCAATTACAATTTTTTATTGGTTGAATAA
- a CDS encoding DUF5777 family beta-barrel protein, whose protein sequence is MKKFLLPICLFLATIAYSQDDLLKSLDSTQVKDSYATATFKALQLVTLQTTKMPAKKEFYFVVSHRFGSVKDGLDGFFGLDNATTKLGGIYGLTDWLSVSLSRHTLNKMYETSLKYRMMRQNDNFPVDIVGYSVLDINTFLEKDQYPGLEFKHRVTTVQQLLISRKVGQKLSLELIPSFVHKNLYNQDIERDNQFSFGGGGRYKITKRLSVNLEYMHNFDKPDFYKNPLSVGLDIETGGHVFQLLFTNSQAMNESGYLTNAAGDWGKGDFFFGFNLYRVF, encoded by the coding sequence ATGAAGAAGTTTTTACTCCCGATCTGTCTTTTTTTGGCTACGATCGCATATTCGCAAGATGATTTACTAAAAAGTCTTGATTCTACACAGGTTAAGGATAGTTACGCTACCGCAACTTTTAAAGCTTTGCAGCTGGTAACATTACAGACAACAAAAATGCCTGCCAAAAAAGAGTTTTATTTTGTGGTTTCGCATCGTTTTGGTAGCGTCAAAGACGGTCTTGATGGTTTTTTTGGTCTTGATAATGCTACCACAAAATTGGGTGGTATTTATGGGCTTACAGATTGGTTATCGGTTAGTCTTTCCAGACATACCTTAAACAAAATGTATGAGACCTCATTGAAATACAGAATGATGAGACAAAACGATAATTTTCCTGTTGACATTGTTGGGTATAGTGTGTTGGATATTAACACATTTCTGGAAAAGGATCAATATCCTGGTTTAGAATTTAAGCACCGTGTCACAACTGTACAACAATTGTTAATATCAAGGAAAGTGGGGCAAAAACTATCATTAGAATTGATACCGTCATTTGTGCATAAAAACCTTTATAATCAAGACATAGAACGCGATAACCAGTTTTCTTTTGGAGGAGGAGGTCGTTATAAAATTACAAAACGATTGTCTGTTAATTTAGAGTACATGCACAATTTTGATAAACCTGATTTCTACAAAAATCCATTGTCTGTAGGTTTAGATATAGAAACCGGAGGACATGTTTTTCAACTACTATTTACCAATTCACAGGCGATGAACGAGAGTGGATATCTTACCAATGCCGCTGGAGATTGGGGCAAAGGAGATTTCTTTTTCGGATTTAACTTATACAGAGTATTTTAA
- a CDS encoding cyclophilin-like fold protein, with product MKIISALLVSFICVQLFACSKNNESEPLNNDDTNTINESKMRITIGDKVFYVTLSDNPTASAFKALLPMTLTLSELNNNEKVYHLNTTLPTNSSPGGTIQVGDFMLYGNNALVLFYESFNTSYTYTRLGKVDDISGYKVALGSGNVTVKFELQ from the coding sequence ATGAAAATTATATCTGCATTATTAGTGAGTTTCATCTGCGTGCAATTGTTTGCTTGCAGTAAAAACAATGAATCTGAGCCATTAAATAATGATGATACGAATACCATAAATGAATCGAAAATGAGAATAACAATTGGAGACAAAGTTTTTTATGTAACACTGAGCGATAATCCTACTGCCTCTGCTTTTAAGGCCTTATTGCCAATGACACTTACTTTGAGTGAATTGAATAATAATGAAAAAGTATATCATTTGAATACCACACTTCCAACCAATTCCAGCCCTGGCGGAACTATTCAGGTTGGAGATTTTATGTTGTACGGAAATAATGCTTTGGTTTTATTTTACGAGAGCTTTAACACTTCTTATACCTACACAAGACTAGGAAAAGTGGATGATATTTCTGGTTACAAAGTGGCTTTGGGAAGTGGAAATGTAACGGTAAAGTTTGAGTTGCAGTAA
- a CDS encoding sugar O-acetyltransferase, with product METKTIFDRLKNGETISSNDNEAYKMREASFETKKLLVQMNNSTDPVEIRNLLSQITAAEIDESVTVFTPLYINYGKHTKIGKNVFINFDCVFLDLGGITIEDNVLIAPKVSLLSEGHPVSPEDRHSLSVATILIKKNAWIGANATILQGVTIGENAIVAAGSVVSKDVPDNTIVGGIPAKKLKTI from the coding sequence ATGGAGACTAAAACAATTTTTGATCGACTAAAAAACGGTGAAACCATTTCATCAAACGACAATGAAGCGTATAAAATGCGTGAAGCTTCGTTTGAAACAAAAAAATTATTGGTTCAGATGAATAATTCAACAGATCCTGTTGAAATAAGAAACTTATTAAGCCAAATTACAGCAGCTGAAATTGACGAAAGCGTAACTGTATTTACGCCCTTGTACATTAATTACGGAAAACATACTAAAATTGGTAAAAACGTATTCATCAACTTCGATTGTGTTTTTTTGGATTTAGGTGGCATTACCATTGAAGATAATGTGCTAATAGCGCCAAAAGTCAGCCTGCTTTCCGAAGGACATCCTGTATCGCCTGAAGACAGACATTCGCTTTCTGTTGCGACTATTCTCATCAAAAAAAATGCTTGGATTGGAGCAAATGCGACTATTCTGCAAGGTGTAACTATTGGCGAAAATGCAATCGTAGCGGCAGGTTCTGTAGTTTCAAAAGATGTTCCTGATAATACCATCGTTGGTGGAATTCCGGCAAAAAAATTAAAAACAATTTAA